In Zalophus californianus isolate mZalCal1 chromosome 16, mZalCal1.pri.v2, whole genome shotgun sequence, the sequence ACAATGTTAATAAATTAACTAAAAGCATTTCAAAATAACCTTTGGCGAGCCCTGCAGTTTTGAGCGCTTGGAGGGACGAACGTCCTGGCTGACGGCCACCAGTTTTGGGGATAAGGTGAGCAGGACGCGGGGTTCGGGAACTGTCAAGTGGGACGCTCTGCAGGGTGATGAGCACCCGCGGGAACGCAAACTTGGGTGTCCCCGACGCGTGGccgggcggtggcggggggggggggaccggaACCGCTCGCCGGGGAGACGGCGGCCGGCAACGGGGCCAGCGCCCGCCCGACGGCGCCCGGGTGCCCACAGCTCAGCCGCCGCCCCGCCGCCGGGGAAGCCCGTGCGCTTCGGGGTGGCCCGCCGTGCGTGCTCCTGGCTCACAAACAAAGACGCGGACCCGGCACACAACTTGCAGACCCCACCGAGGCCCGAAACTAGGGGGCCGCGGACGGAGCCGCAGGGCGCTCGGGCGGCACCGCGCgacccccggcccccgccccgtcCGGCCCCCGGCCCGCGGCCCCGATCCCCGCCGCCCCGGTtcccggccccggcccccggccccagccGGCCGCCCTGGGCTCGCGTCCCGCACCGCCGGCCCCGCGAAACGCCAGTCGCCCGAGCCAGACAGGCGCCCGGGCGGACACGGCAGGAAGCGCGGGAGGGGGCGCCCGCACCGCACCGCCGCGGGCCGTACTGACCGTAGCTGTCGTCCTCCTCCATGGTGCCGGCGCCGGGCTGTGCGCCGGGTCCCGCCGCTCGCCCCTCACGTCCCGCCGCGCCTGGCCCCGCGCGCCTCCGCCCGGCTccgagccccgcccccggccccagccgccgccgccgccgccgccgcctccgcctccgccgcTGCCGGCCCCTCACCACCCGCGGggcgccccgcccgccgcccgccgcccgcgcgCGCCCCGGCACGCGGCCGCCGCCCGCACGCGCCTGCGCACGCGCGCCCGCCTGGGCCCCGCCCCCTGGGCCGGAGGCCCCGCCCGCCGCCCACGCGCGCGCACCTCCCGGCACGCCGCCAACCCCaggcccgcgcccgcgcccgcgcgcCCGCGTGGGACCCGCCCCCGAGgcccgaggccccgccccccgcccacgCGCGCGCACCTCCGGGCACGCCGCCAACTCCAGGACCGCGCCTGCGCACGTGCGCccgcccgggccccgccccccggccccgaggccccgccccgcccgcctcCGCGGGCCCCGCCCGTTTCGGGTTTCGCAAGGGCAGCGCGGCGGGCCAACCGGCAGGAGGCCTCC encodes:
- the LOC113939839 gene encoding spidroin-1-like, whose product is MTFEADVSEDHPALQWPDATLGLWEASCRLARRAALAKPETGGARGGGRGGASGPGGGARAGARAQARSWSWRRARRCARVGGGRGLGPRGRVPRGRAGAGAGLGLAACREVRARGRRAGPPAQGAGPRRARVRRRVRAAAACRGARGRRAAGGAPRGW